CATTAGAAAATTTAAAAGAAATTCCCTTTGAGATTAAAAGGATTTATTATATTTATGATACCAAGCCTGATTTTCCAAGAGGAGCTCACGCTCATAAAGAATTGGAGCAAGTTTTAATTATGATGGATGGAAGTTGTGAGATTGTCTTAAATGATGGGAGAAATGACAAAAGCATAATTTTGAATCGTCCAAATATAGGGCTTTTTATAGGTAAGAATATGTGGCGTGAGATGAGAAATTTTTCTTATGGGGCTAAACTTTTAGTTTTGGCAAGTGATTTTTACAATGAGAATGAATATATTAGGGATTATGATGAATTTTTGAGGATGGTAAATGATACATAAGTTAGCAGATGTTCAGAGTAAAAATATAGGGAGTGGCACAAGAATTTGGCAATTTTGCGTAGTTTTGCCTAATGCGATTATAGGTGAAAATTGCAATATTTGTTCGCATTCTAGTAAATCCAAAGTATTATTAAAATTAATTAATTGTTTTAAAGAGTTATGTAAATGATTAAATTGTGTATAGCAGGAAAAAATAACATTGCAGTTAATTCACTGGAATATATTCTGAAAAATCATTTTAAGCCAGATCAAGTTGCGGTCATACCAAACAAAAATGATTTTGGTGTTGATTCATGGCAAAAGTCACTATTGCATTATGCTTTTAATAATCATATAAAAGTTATAACTCTAGAAGAAGCATATGAATTAAAACAAATAATATTTTTTTCTTTGGAATTTGATCGAATAGTTAAAGTGGAAAAATTTAAATCAGATAAATTGTTTAATATGCATTTTTCTGCCCTTCCTAAATACAAAGGTGTTTTTACTTCTATTACGCCAATTTTAAATAATGAAGTTGAATCTGGTGTTACATTGCACTGTATAGACAATGGAATTGATACGGGAAATATAATAGATCAGTATATTTTTCCGATAAATATAAACGACACAGCAAGGGATCTTTATTTTAATTATTTGAGTTATGGAGAATACCTTTTTAAGAAAAATATTCAAAGAATAATAAATAATACTTATGAGAATTTCAAACAAAATAATATAAGCTCAAGTTACTTTTCAAGACAAGATATAAATATAAATCATAAAATTAACTTTAAAAAAACAAGCTTTGAAATACACAATCAAATTAGGGCTTTTATTTTTAAAGAGTACCAACTTCCAAGTATAAATAAAACAAAAATTATCAAATCAACTTTAACAAATGAATTTATAGGATATAATATGTTTGAAGAATTTGAGGAATATTTTATGATTTCAGGAATTGATGGATTTAAAATTATAGCGCAAAAATATAATGCAGAGTAAAGTTTTTGTACAGTTTTGTTCAAAGCGATTATAGATGAAAATTACAATATTTGTTCGCATTGTTTTATAGAAAATGATGTAAAAATTGGAAATAATGTTACAATTAAATGCGGAGTTCAAATTTGGGATGGGATAGAAATAGAGGATGATGTTTTTATAGGTCCTAATGTAACTTTTTGCAATGATAAATACCCAAGATCTAAGCAATATCCTAAAGAATTCTCTAAAACAATTATTAAAAAAGGTGCGAGTATAGGGGCAAATGCGACTATATTGCTGGGTATCACTATAGGAGAAAATGCTATGATAGGGGCTGGGGCTATTGTCACAAAAGATGTATTATCACATGTAACTTATTATTCTAAAATATAAAAGGTTTTTAGAGATGTTAAAAATTTCAATTTTAATGCCTTGTTATAATTCGGAGGAATTTTTGCAAAGAAGTATAAATTCTGTGCTTCAACAGGAATATGAAAATTGGGAATTAATTTGTGTAGATGATTGTTCAAAAGATGATACTTATAAGAAATTACAAGAATATGTTAGCAAAGACACTCGCATAAAAGCTATTAAAAGAGAGATAAATGGAGGATGTGCCGCTTCTTTGAATGTTTCTTTAGAGCAATGTAGTGGTGATTTTATATTTGTGCTAGGACATGATGATGAGATAAGCAGAGATTGCTTGCAAGGTTGCGTAGATAGATATTATGAAGTTGGGGAAGAGCTTGATGCTATTATACCTGATTGTTATTTTGTGTATCCAGACAATACAAGTGGAAAAAGTATTATAGGTATTTCAAATGATCTAAAAAGTAAAAATAGGATATTGAGCGGTATTGAGGCTTTTGAATTTAGCATATTTTGGAATATAGCTGGATTTGCTCTCTTTAGAGCTGACATTGTTAAGCAACATAAATTTTTAGAGGATTGCATGAATGGAGATGAGTATGCCGTAAGAATTTTTTTTCTAAATTCTAAAAAGGTAGCATTTTCTAAAAAAGGTAAGTATTTATATCATCAAGTACCTACAAGTGTTACTAAGAAAATGAGTCCCAAAAAGTTTGATATATTTCTTGTTTTTTTAAAGTTAGAAGAAGTAGCTAAAAGAAATCAGCTGAAAAAATCTTTGATAAAAAAGATAAATAGAGAGAGATACCAACAAATTCATAATCTATGGCAGGAATATCTTGAAAATAAAAATATTTTTACTAATGAAGAACAAAAAAGTATTGAAGCAAAATTTGATAAATACGAAGAATTATTAAAGCCTTATAAAGCATTTTGGATAGACTCTATATTAAGAAGAGAAAGGGGAAGAGGCTATAAAGCTTGGATTTTGTTTGATGTATTTAAAATTTATTATAATTAAGGCAGTTAATGAATCCTAAAATTTCTATTCTAACACCTTCTTTTAATCACGAGAAATACATTGGATTCTTCTTGCAGAGTGTTTTAGGGCAAACTTTTCAAAACTTTGAACTTATTATTGTGGATGATTGTTCTTGGGATAAAAATTTAGAAGAAATTAAAAAGTTTAAAGATGAAAGAATAAAGCTCATTAGGCATGATTATAATAAAGGAATCAATGCTGCCTTAAATACTGCTTTTGAAAATTCTAGTGGTGAAATTTTGGTTTTCTGTGCTAGTGATGATATGCTAGAGAGAGATGCTTTAGAAAAGATTTATCAAGCTTTTGAAGAGACACATGTTGATGTAGTTTATCCTGGCGTTAAAGTGATAGATGAAAACAATATGATTTCGCAATCAAAAAAGATAGAAATGCGATATAAAGAGCCTCTGGAAATTCTTAATTATATGTTTTTTGAGGGTAATTGCTTGATGTCTGTTGGAATGTCTATAAAAAGGCAAGCATTTAGAGATATTTATCCCTTGCCACTTGGGCTTTGTAATCATCAAGATACCTTTATGCACATTAATTTATTGCTTAATGGAGCAAAGATTTTATTTTTACAAGATGAGGTGATTTTGTATAGAATGGCAGGTGATCAAACAAGCATTAGTGCGCGAAAAAATGTTACTCTCACTAGAGAAAACCTTGAAATAGAATCTTTAATGGATAGTTTTTTGCGCGTTAAAGATATTGAACTTTTGAAAAAAATTTTTAAAAACGAGATTCAAAATACAGGGATTATGCCTTATGAAGATACAATTGAATTTTTCTTAGGAAGAATGGCTATGTATTCTTCTCAAAGAGTGAGAAAATATTGGGGTTATCATAAAATTTTAGAGTTTTATAATAAGAGTAATAACTCCAATATTCTAAAGACAAGATATAATTTTAATTTCAAAGACTTGTTAGGATTAGCGGAGCTATGTGATAGTGATATGATGATTAAAAAATACAGGAAATACAGGAAGCTATTTAAAGGTAGTCTTGTATTTTGTGGTATTTTAATAATGGTAATTGTTGGAATTATTTTGTGGAGGTAGATCTTGATTAAATTTTTGGATTTACATAAAATTAATCAGCGTTTTAAGAGTGAAATTGACTTAGCCATTAGGGAGGTTTTGGAGAGCGGTTGGTATCTTTTGGGAGAGAAAAATAAAGCCTTTGAAGAAAACTTTGCTAAATATTGTGAGACAAAATTTAGTGTGGGATGCGCAAATGGTCTTGATGCATTACACTTAGCTATCCGAGCTTATGACTTCCCCAAAGATTCGGAGATAATAGTACCAGCTAACACTTACATTGCCTCAATTTTGGCAATTAGCAATTGTGGGTTGAAGCCTATTTTGGTAGAGCCAAATTTAGAGACTTATAATATTGATGCGGATTTGATTGAAGCTAAAATTACAGAGAAGACAAAAGCTATTGTGGTTGTTCATTTGTATGGTCAAGCAGTTGAAATGGAGAAAATTTGGGAACTTGCTAAAAAATATAATTTAAAAATTATTGAGGATTGCGCACAAGCTCATGGAGCAATATACCAAGGTAAAAAAGTTGGGAATCTAGGGGATATAGGGTGTTTTTCTTTTTATCCTGGTAAAAACTTAGGGGCATTAGGTGATGGTGGGTGCATTACTACCAATGATGAAGAAATGGCAACAAAGATTAGGGCAATAGCAAATTATGGTTCTTTAATAAAATATGAAAATATTTATAAAGGTTTAAATTCTAGGCTTGATGAGATTCAAGCTGCTATATTGGATCTTAAATTGCAATTTTTAGATGCAGACAATCAGCAAAGAAGAGAAATCGCTAAAATTTATAGAGAAAATATTAAAAATGAGAAAATTATTTTGCCAAAACCATATGAGGAAGAATCGCATGTTTGGCATTTGTTTGTTATACGCACGAAAGATAGGGATAAATTGCAAGAATACTTAAAGATTAAAGGCATTCAAACACTAATTCACTATCCTATTCCACCACATAAGCAGAATGCTTATAAGGAGTGGAATAATCTTAGTTTTCCTATTACAGAGAAGATTCACAAAGAAGTGCTATCTCTACCTATTTCGCCAGTAATGAATAAAGAAGAAGCTTTTTATATTGCGCAGATTTTGAATGAATTTTAAACTTGTTTTGTTTCGCTTTTATTCCGCTATTGCACAAGCTCTTGTTTCGCGTATTACACTTACTTTGATTTCACCGGGGTATTGGACATTAGATTGTATTTCTTGAGCGATTTCTTTGGCAAGTAGATAGGATTCATCATCATCAATTTCTTCTGCTTTGACAATCACTCGCACTTCCCGCCCTGCGTTAATCGCATAGGCGTGTAAAACGCCCATTTTTGAGAGTGCAATTTTTTCTATTTCACTCACGCGTCTTAGGTAGTTTTCTAGCACTTCTCGTCTTGCTCCAGGGCGTGCAGCAGAGAGTGCATCGGCTGCACACACAGCCGCGGCTTCTATGCTTTTGGCTTCTTCATCGCCGTGATGAGAGAGAATCGCATTTAAAACCACAGGGTGCTCATTGTATCGCCGTATGATTTCTGCTCCAAGCTCCACATGAGTGCCTTTGAATTCGTGCGTCCTTGCCTTTCCTATATCGTGCAAGAGTCCCGCTCTTGTTGCAAGCAAGCAATCTCCGCCTAATTCTGCGGCAATGATTCCAGCAAGGTTGGCTACTTCTAGGCTATGGGCTAGTGCATTTTGTCCATAACTTGCACGATAGCGTAATTTTCCAATGAGTTTTTTGATTTCAGGGTGGATATTTCCAAGACCCAAATCAAGAGTAACTTTATCCCCCTCATCAAAAATATTTTGTTCAAATTCTTCAAAGCACTTTTGATAAATTTCTTCGATTCTAGCGGGTTGGATTCTACCATCTTCGATTAATCTTTGGATAGTCTGAACGGCAATGGATCGGCGGTAGAGATTGTGTGAGCTAACAACAATCACACCGGGCGTGTCATCAATAATAATATCTACCCCACAAATCATTTCAAGTGCTTTGATATTGCGTCCATCTTTGCCGATGATTCTAGCTTTCATTTCATCATTAGGGAGAATGATTGTGTGAATAAGTCTCTCAGCGGCGAATTCTCCAGCAAAGCGAGAAGCGGCTTGGGCTAGAATATAAGCGGCTTTGGCTTTGGCTTCTTCTCTAAGCTCTTTTTCTTGTTTTCTTAGAATCTGTGCAATTTCTTGGCTTGATTCTTCTTGCATTTTTTCAAAAAGAAGTTTTTTGGCTTCGCTCTTTGTGATAGTGCTAATAGTGGCTAATTCTTGAGTTAGTTCCTTGAGCTTTTCTTGGTAGTTTGCTTTGAGTTTTTTAAGTGATTCTTGCTCTTGGAGTAAAATATTTTTATCTCGGTTGATGAGTTGTCTTTCGTGATCAAGTGCGCATTGCTTATGTTCTAGCTTTTGATTCTCTCTTAGCTTTACTTTTTCAAATTCTAAGAGATTGTTTTCATATTCTTTTACAATTTTAGCTGTTTCTCTTTCGTATTTTTGCTTTGATTCTAGCTCTATTTCTTTGGCTTTGATTTTTGATTCTTGAAGTGCTTTTTCTGCTTCGTATTCAATAGCCTTTGCCTTAGCCTTTGATTGTTCAAGCAGAATCTCTACATTAGCCCTAGAAAGTCTGCGTGAAATAAGGTAGCTTCCTCCGCCAGCGACTAAGGCTGATAAAGCGGAACTGACAATAATCCAAGTTATCATATTTTTGATCCTCTAATTTGAGACTAGCAAAGGGCGTGATGAAGAAATTTGATTGCACATCGTGTTTTTCTGTGATAGTTTGATGAGTG
This portion of the Helicobacter canadensis MIT 98-5491 genome encodes:
- a CDS encoding sugar 3,4-ketoisomerase — protein: MDYKILNFDAKNDNRGSLIALENLKEIPFEIKRIYYIYDTKPDFPRGAHAHKELEQVLIMMDGSCEIVLNDGRNDKSIILNRPNIGLFIGKNMWREMRNFSYGAKLLVLASDFYNENEYIRDYDEFLRMVNDT
- a CDS encoding formyltransferase family protein codes for the protein MIKLCIAGKNNIAVNSLEYILKNHFKPDQVAVIPNKNDFGVDSWQKSLLHYAFNNHIKVITLEEAYELKQIIFFSLEFDRIVKVEKFKSDKLFNMHFSALPKYKGVFTSITPILNNEVESGVTLHCIDNGIDTGNIIDQYIFPININDTARDLYFNYLSYGEYLFKKNIQRIINNTYENFKQNNISSSYFSRQDININHKINFKKTSFEIHNQIRAFIFKEYQLPSINKTKIIKSTLTNEFIGYNMFEEFEEYFMISGIDGFKIIAQKYNAE
- a CDS encoding glycosyltransferase family 2 protein; this encodes MLKISILMPCYNSEEFLQRSINSVLQQEYENWELICVDDCSKDDTYKKLQEYVSKDTRIKAIKREINGGCAASLNVSLEQCSGDFIFVLGHDDEISRDCLQGCVDRYYEVGEELDAIIPDCYFVYPDNTSGKSIIGISNDLKSKNRILSGIEAFEFSIFWNIAGFALFRADIVKQHKFLEDCMNGDEYAVRIFFLNSKKVAFSKKGKYLYHQVPTSVTKKMSPKKFDIFLVFLKLEEVAKRNQLKKSLIKKINRERYQQIHNLWQEYLENKNIFTNEEQKSIEAKFDKYEELLKPYKAFWIDSILRRERGRGYKAWILFDVFKIYYN
- a CDS encoding glycosyltransferase family 2 protein yields the protein MNPKISILTPSFNHEKYIGFFLQSVLGQTFQNFELIIVDDCSWDKNLEEIKKFKDERIKLIRHDYNKGINAALNTAFENSSGEILVFCASDDMLERDALEKIYQAFEETHVDVVYPGVKVIDENNMISQSKKIEMRYKEPLEILNYMFFEGNCLMSVGMSIKRQAFRDIYPLPLGLCNHQDTFMHINLLLNGAKILFLQDEVILYRMAGDQTSISARKNVTLTRENLEIESLMDSFLRVKDIELLKKIFKNEIQNTGIMPYEDTIEFFLGRMAMYSSQRVRKYWGYHKILEFYNKSNNSNILKTRYNFNFKDLLGLAELCDSDMMIKKYRKYRKLFKGSLVFCGILIMVIVGIILWR
- a CDS encoding DegT/DnrJ/EryC1/StrS family aminotransferase, which translates into the protein MIKFLDLHKINQRFKSEIDLAIREVLESGWYLLGEKNKAFEENFAKYCETKFSVGCANGLDALHLAIRAYDFPKDSEIIVPANTYIASILAISNCGLKPILVEPNLETYNIDADLIEAKITEKTKAIVVVHLYGQAVEMEKIWELAKKYNLKIIEDCAQAHGAIYQGKKVGNLGDIGCFSFYPGKNLGALGDGGCITTNDEEMATKIRAIANYGSLIKYENIYKGLNSRLDEIQAAILDLKLQFLDADNQQRREIAKIYRENIKNEKIILPKPYEEESHVWHLFVIRTKDRDKLQEYLKIKGIQTLIHYPIPPHKQNAYKEWNNLSFPITEKIHKEVLSLPISPVMNKEEAFYIAQILNEF
- the rny gene encoding ribonuclease Y; protein product: MITWIIVSSALSALVAGGGSYLISRRLSRANVEILLEQSKAKAKAIEYEAEKALQESKIKAKEIELESKQKYERETAKIVKEYENNLLEFEKVKLRENQKLEHKQCALDHERQLINRDKNILLQEQESLKKLKANYQEKLKELTQELATISTITKSEAKKLLFEKMQEESSQEIAQILRKQEKELREEAKAKAAYILAQAASRFAGEFAAERLIHTIILPNDEMKARIIGKDGRNIKALEMICGVDIIIDDTPGVIVVSSHNLYRRSIAVQTIQRLIEDGRIQPARIEEIYQKCFEEFEQNIFDEGDKVTLDLGLGNIHPEIKKLIGKLRYRASYGQNALAHSLEVANLAGIIAAELGGDCLLATRAGLLHDIGKARTHEFKGTHVELGAEIIRRYNEHPVVLNAILSHHGDEEAKSIEAAAVCAADALSAARPGARREVLENYLRRVSEIEKIALSKMGVLHAYAINAGREVRVIVKAEEIDDDESYLLAKEIAQEIQSNVQYPGEIKVSVIRETRACAIAE